The following coding sequences are from one Microcoleus sp. AS-A8 window:
- a CDS encoding glycosyltransferase, whose amino-acid sequence MYTRLNMLLGEMGLGLTVLSLLIWLGLLGFRGQFWRTDQRLEAVETPPQPTPSELYPSICAVVPARNEAELLPVTLRSLLNQDYPGSYSVILVDDHSTDGTASVAQQVAQELNKSWQLKMIPGVPLPAGWTGKLWAMEQGIRHAQNLTPLPDYLLLTDADIEHDSGNLRRLIAKAQQADLDLVSLMVLLRCQDVWEQFLIPAFVFFFQKLYPFRWVNDPFNPTAAAAGGCILIRREALSRIGGLQVVRQALIDDCALAQAVKSSRSEEGKGRSRIWLGLTTLTRSLRPYPSLETIWEMVARTAYTQLNYSPLLLLGTLCAMTLVYLVPPAGAIWGGLTGNGIVAIAGLSAWLLMSVAYFPIVRFYGCSPGLAFSLPAIAFLYTLMTLDSAIRHWQGRGGAWKGRMYSERG is encoded by the coding sequence ATGTACACAAGACTCAACATGCTGCTGGGTGAGATGGGGTTAGGATTGACCGTTCTATCTTTGCTGATTTGGCTCGGATTGCTGGGCTTTCGGGGTCAATTTTGGCGAACCGATCAGCGTTTAGAAGCAGTAGAAACACCGCCACAGCCCACCCCTTCAGAATTATATCCATCAATCTGTGCTGTCGTCCCGGCTCGGAATGAGGCTGAATTGCTACCCGTAACCTTGCGATCGCTCCTCAACCAAGACTATCCTGGCTCCTATTCGGTGATTTTGGTGGATGATCACAGTACTGATGGTACAGCGAGTGTTGCTCAACAGGTTGCCCAAGAACTGAACAAAAGCTGGCAGTTGAAAATGATTCCAGGTGTACCCCTGCCTGCGGGTTGGACGGGAAAGCTTTGGGCGATGGAACAAGGCATTCGCCATGCTCAGAACCTAACCCCACTGCCTGACTATTTGCTGTTGACGGATGCCGATATTGAACATGACAGTGGCAATCTCCGCCGCCTCATCGCCAAAGCACAACAGGCAGATTTAGATCTCGTTTCCTTGATGGTGCTACTGCGATGCCAGGATGTTTGGGAGCAATTTTTAATCCCAGCGTTTGTGTTCTTCTTTCAAAAACTCTATCCCTTTCGTTGGGTGAATGACCCCTTTAATCCTACCGCCGCCGCTGCTGGGGGATGTATTTTGATTCGTCGTGAAGCGTTAAGTCGCATTGGTGGATTGCAGGTGGTTCGCCAAGCACTCATTGATGATTGTGCCTTGGCTCAAGCCGTAAAGTCGAGTCGTTCAGAGGAAGGGAAAGGCAGAAGTCGCATTTGGCTAGGACTTACGACTTTAACCCGGAGTTTACGCCCTTATCCCTCTTTAGAGACGATTTGGGAAATGGTGGCTCGCACCGCCTATACACAGTTAAACTATTCGCCCTTATTGCTGTTGGGAACGCTATGTGCTATGACTCTGGTTTACTTGGTGCCGCCTGCGGGAGCCATCTGGGGAGGATTGACGGGAAACGGGATAGTTGCGATCGCGGGTTTATCGGCATGGCTGTTGATGAGTGTGGCTTACTTCCCTATCGTCCGATTTTATGGGTGTTCACCTGGGTTGGCATTTTCCTTACCTGCGATCGCTTTTCTGTATACTCTGATGACTCTAGACTCTGCTATACGGCACTGGCAAGGTCGAGGCGGTGCTTGGAAAGGAAGAATGTATTCTGAGAGAGGGTAG
- a CDS encoding SH3 domain-containing protein: protein MIKDRLPITPSLPITNYPQLPMSLSGIFKFILGFFVGIIFLVFCGLGAAYYFWTRLSISPAKPIFAEEQQKKFPMAKKASLIQTSKSKLSSQPTPTPSKSPIQKLPPGAYKARVTWPEGLSLRDAPNFESNRIGGVAANQELFVLKQSDDGRWQQVRVVEGNQEGWIKAGNTAKSE from the coding sequence GTGATTAAAGATCGATTACCCATTACCCCTTCATTACCCATTACCAATTACCCACAACTCCCTATGAGTTTGTCAGGCATCTTTAAGTTTATCCTCGGTTTTTTTGTCGGCATCATATTCTTGGTCTTTTGTGGTCTGGGTGCGGCTTATTACTTCTGGACAAGGCTCTCTATTAGTCCTGCCAAACCTATCTTTGCGGAAGAACAACAGAAGAAGTTCCCGATGGCTAAGAAAGCCAGTTTAATTCAGACTTCTAAATCCAAACTGAGCAGTCAACCCACTCCCACGCCTAGTAAGTCGCCCATCCAAAAACTGCCACCAGGAGCTTATAAAGCGCGTGTGACTTGGCCAGAAGGCTTGAGTCTGCGCGACGCGCCTAATTTCGAGTCAAACCGTATTGGCGGTGTTGCTGCCAATCAGGAATTGTTCGTTCTCAAACAAAGCGACGATGGCAGATGGCAACAGGTGCGCGTGGTTGAGGGTAATCAAGAAGGTTGGATTAAGGCAGGCAATACAGCAAAAAGTGAATAA